CTGCACTGGGAATGGCACTACAAATCGGGCACCCTCGTCACCGCCCAGCCGTTGTGGCGGCACCCGGACGATCGCGGCTACCGTGATGACCTTGAAGAAGCCCGGATTCTGGAGTCGCTGGGGAGGCCGTGGGACGTGGTGCCCGCGCTCGCAGAATCGGCAACAGGCGGCTGGGGTGCGCCCCGAATAGCTGCCTCGGCTGAGCTCAGTGGCCTGGACACACTGGCGTTCACCGAAGAGGTGCTGCCAGCGCTCAAGGACCTGCCGGACGTCGTGGTGGAAACCTCCGGCGACATCGCCGACTACCGTGAGGCCGCCGAAGCGCCCGTGGTGTCCATTTCCACCAAGGAAACGGCAAGCGGCGACTGGTTCGACCTCGGAATCGTGATCACCCTAGAAGGCGAACCCGTCTCCTTCGCCGCCGTGTTCTCCGCGCTCGCCGCCGGAATGAGCCGCATGCTGCTGCCCAGCGGCGCCTACTTCTCCCTGGACCTTCCCGAGTTGCACCAACTCCGGGCGCTGATTGACGAAGCCCGGTCCCTGCAGGACAACCCGGACAACAAGGACGGCACTCTGCAGATCAGCCGCTTCCAGGCAGGCCTCTGGGACGAGCTGGCGCAGCTCGGCATTGTGGATGAGCAGGCCGCAGCCTGGCGTGAGGCCGTTGGTGGATTGCTCGACGACGGCGTGACCGGGCTTCCGCTCCCGGCTGGCCTTAACGCCGATCTTCGTCCGTATCAGCTTGAAGGATTCAACTGGCTCAGCTTCCTGTACAAGCACAGCCTGGGCGGCGTGCTGGCTGACGACATGGGCCTGGGTAAGACCGTGCAGGCCATTGCTCTGATCTGCGCGGCGAAGGACTTGGCCGCGGAAACTGCTGCCGTCGCTCAGGGTGACTCTGTTGAGGTGACTCCCCGGGCCCCGTTCCTGGTGGTCGCGCCAACCAGTGTGGTGAGTAACTGGGCGGCTGAAGCACAACGTTTTGCCCCGGGATTGGTAGTGCGGACCGTCGGTGAAACCTTCGCCAAGAGCGGGTTGTCGCCGGCCGAAGCGTTGGCAGGTGCCGACGTCGTCATTACCTCGTACGCACTGTTCCGCATTGATTACGATGCCTACGCGTCCTTCCAGTGGGCCGGGCTGATGCTGGACGAAGCGCAGTTCGTGAAGAACCATCAGTCCAAGGCCTACCAGTGCGCTCGCAAGCTGCCGGCGCGGTTCAAGCTGGCGATAACGGGCACGCCCCTGGAGAACAACCTCATGGAGTTCTGGGCGCTGACCTCCATTGTGGCGCCGGGACTGTTCCCGAGCCCCAAACGGTTCGCGGAGAACTACCAAAAGCCGGTGGAAAAGAACGGCGACTCCGCCCAGCTGGGCAAGCTCCGGCGTCGTGTGCGTCCGCTCATGATGCGCCGCACCAAAGAGCAAGTCATCAAGGACCTGCCGCCCAAGCAGGAGCAGATCCTTGAAGTGGTGCTGAACCCGCGGCACCAAAAGGTTTACCAGACGCACCTGCAGCGCGAACGGCAGAAGATCCTGGGCTTGATCGATGATGTGAACAAGAACCGGTTCACCATCTTCCAGTCGCTGACGTTGCTACGGCAGCTGAGCTTGGATGCCTCATTGGTGGATTCCTCGCTATCCGGAGTGCGCTCTTCCAAGCTGGACGTGCTGTTCGAGCAGCTGGAAGACCTCATTTCCGAGGGTCACCGCGCCCTGATTTTCAGCCAGTTCACCGGGTTCCTGGGCAAGGTCCGGGAGCGCTTGGATGCCGAAGGCGTGGAGTACTGCTACCTCGACGGCTCCACCCGCAACCGTGGTGATGTTGTCAGCGAGTTCAAGAACGGTGCCGCTCCGGTGTTCCTGATATCGCTGAAGGCCGGTGGATTCGGGCTCAACCTGACCGAGGCAGACTACGTGTTCCTGCTGGACCCCTGGTGGAACCCGGCGTCCGAAGCCCAAGCCGTGGACCGCACCCACCGCATTGGGCAGGCCAGGAACGTAATGGTCTACCGGCTGGTGGCGAAGGACACCATCGAGGAGAAGGTCATGGCGCTGAAGGCCAAGAAATCACAACTGTTCGCGGACGTGATGGAAGGCGATGCCTTGGCCGGTGGCTCGTTGACGGCGGACGACCTCGCGGCGCTGTTCGCGGAGTAGTTGGTTTTTGTACAGTTGATGCCCCTAAGGCCACCCCATAAGCGCGTTATCTGTACAAAAACTCAGCAGGGGTTCAGTCGTCCAGCCTCACACCCCGCAGCAGGAGCATGGTTCCGCCC
The sequence above is a segment of the Arthrobacter sp. StoSoilB22 genome. Coding sequences within it:
- a CDS encoding DEAD/DEAH box helicase, with the protein product MPSHTDENWELAIQTPAITDRSLAAGLAYAMGSRVNGISFDAATGLLMGKVRGTGPQPYSTSAKLVRKPSGWSCTVGICSCPVRKDCKHVAALLFTAEDHPTIRAQLLSQAPGIQTSRVGSGQQGGSARPAWEQALNRLITKPGTAPSAAGIQLALQFEIEEPAAHFSYTGRRDPMRSVRQLKARPVMMGAKGKWIRGDVSWNNLSYVSFRREFNEVHVEWLQTFLAAHGSSNGRQQPSGAMWLSLNDFAAKNLWTLLADANKAGIPLIHSAGSEPVRVETQPAVVGLSLARLATDSDTAQHDAPDGGLQLAPSVTLGGEAVDPGSVGFLGKPANGIFFTHAGETLPGVPQQKNLITLAPIEGGISDELLEFVMDGDTLQIPAEDESRFLTSFYPKLRQSTPVQAADESVELPTLAVPTLSLLANYGTDHKVRLHWEWHYKSGTLVTAQPLWRHPDDRGYRDDLEEARILESLGRPWDVVPALAESATGGWGAPRIAASAELSGLDTLAFTEEVLPALKDLPDVVVETSGDIADYREAAEAPVVSISTKETASGDWFDLGIVITLEGEPVSFAAVFSALAAGMSRMLLPSGAYFSLDLPELHQLRALIDEARSLQDNPDNKDGTLQISRFQAGLWDELAQLGIVDEQAAAWREAVGGLLDDGVTGLPLPAGLNADLRPYQLEGFNWLSFLYKHSLGGVLADDMGLGKTVQAIALICAAKDLAAETAAVAQGDSVEVTPRAPFLVVAPTSVVSNWAAEAQRFAPGLVVRTVGETFAKSGLSPAEALAGADVVITSYALFRIDYDAYASFQWAGLMLDEAQFVKNHQSKAYQCARKLPARFKLAITGTPLENNLMEFWALTSIVAPGLFPSPKRFAENYQKPVEKNGDSAQLGKLRRRVRPLMMRRTKEQVIKDLPPKQEQILEVVLNPRHQKVYQTHLQRERQKILGLIDDVNKNRFTIFQSLTLLRQLSLDASLVDSSLSGVRSSKLDVLFEQLEDLISEGHRALIFSQFTGFLGKVRERLDAEGVEYCYLDGSTRNRGDVVSEFKNGAAPVFLISLKAGGFGLNLTEADYVFLLDPWWNPASEAQAVDRTHRIGQARNVMVYRLVAKDTIEEKVMALKAKKSQLFADVMEGDALAGGSLTADDLAALFAE